The following are encoded in a window of Rosa chinensis cultivar Old Blush chromosome 4, RchiOBHm-V2, whole genome shotgun sequence genomic DNA:
- the LOC112198729 gene encoding proline-rich 33 kDa extensin-related protein-like: MSYSKLLLLLFGFVVLITPSLSEYHDQPKPPTSPTYKPPSAPVKKPPPPIYTPPQNKPPTKLPPPHYYKPIVPPRELRSPPPYKKPSPTLPPPVVAKPPPQHKPTPATGHYPGHPPSKNPEHKHKPEGKFVPPSTPYKKPPRAYKPPHKPPTPPNHY, translated from the coding sequence ATGAGTTACTCAAAGTTGCTTCTGCTCTTGTTTGGATTTGTAGTTCTGATCACTCCATCTCTCTCGGAATACCATGACCAACCTAAGCCACCCACCAGCCCCACTTACAAGCCCCCATCAGCTCCCGTTAAGAAACCACCACCCCCAATTTACACACCACCACAAAACAAACCTCCAACCAAATTACCACCACCCCATTATTACAAACCAATTGTGCCTCCCAGAGAATTGAGGAGCCCACCGCCTTATAAGAAGCCATCACCGACTCTGCCACCTCCTGTTGTCGCCAAACCACCACCTCAACACAAGCCAACACCAGCTACTGGTCACTATCCGGGACACCCTCCATCGAAGAACCCTGAGCACAAGCACAAGCCGGAAGGAAAGTTTGTCCCACCTTCGACTCCATACAAGAAGCCGCCAAGAGCATACAAGCCGCCGCACAAGCCCCCAACTCCACCTAACCATTATTGA